In the Nilaparvata lugens isolate BPH chromosome 9, ASM1435652v1, whole genome shotgun sequence genome, one interval contains:
- the LOC120352937 gene encoding uncharacterized protein LOC120352937, whose protein sequence is MDDLKLYAKSPEQLENLLQLVTTFSQSIKMKLGLEKCAVLHVKKGKVVNTAEGMLTLENEIGQLQIGQTYKYLGLHQHLKISRVEVFSRLEIEFKRRLSKVMKSKLPSKHLIKAINSWVIPSLTYSFGVLKWSDTRLEQMDRLVRTQMTKNRVHHPRSSMSHLYMPRKLGGRGLSRVSDLCAKQEKRLREYFTSANTNLLREVCRLDENYTALNLRNPNGREPLTWHDYKAEWQQRELHGRYCKHLNSDHNNHDLSSRWLTDGSLFPETEGFIIAMQDQVVATNAYRRHIIRDLSISDKCRLCNAAVESIQHIVSGCSILAPKEYLRRHNNVAKIVHLKLQQEFGFFEEMPPYYSYSPPAFIERNQIKIYWDVQMITDRQVIHNKPDILMLNMNQKEALIIDVAIPADENCQRTRETEGFVQAIQDQVIATNAYRRHVMGDRTISDKCRMCASAVESIQHIVSSCSVLAPREYLLCHKNVAKIVHLEMQIKFGNIAEVPPYYNYQPPPLVEFNHVKIHWDV, encoded by the exons ATGGATGACCTGAAACTTTATGCCAAGTCACCAGAGCAGCTTGAGAATTTGCTTCAGCTAGTCACTACTTTCAGCCAGagtatcaaaatgaaattaggATTGGAGAAGTGTGCAGTACTGCATGTGAAGAAAGGTAAAGTAGTAAATACAGCAGAAGGGATGTTGACACTGGAAAATGAAATAGGGCAGTTGCAAATAGGACAGACATATAAATACTTGGGACTCCACCAGCATTTGAAAATCTCCCGTGTTGAAGTGTTCAGCCgcttggaaattgaatttaagaGAAGACTAAGTAAAGTCATGAAATCTAAATTGCCTTCAAAGCATCTGATTAAGGCAATAAATTCTTGGGTTATTCCATCTCTGACCTACAGTTTTGGTGTTCTGAAGTGGTCTGACACTCGTCTGGAACAAATGGACAGGCTTGTGAGGACTCAAATGACGAAAAACAGGGTGCATCACCCAAGATCATCGATGAGTCATCTATATATGCCAAGGAAGCTGGGTGGCAGGGGCTTGTCCAGGGTTTCAGATCTGTGTGCAAAACAAGAGAAAAGACTAAGAGAGTATTTCACGTCTGCTAACACAAATCTCCTCAGGGAAGTGTGCCGACTGGATGAAAATTATACTGCACTTAACCTGAGGAATCCTAATGGTCGAGAGCCCTTGACATGGCATGATTACAAGGCAGAATGGCAACAGAGGGAACTGCATGGGCGCTACTGTAAGCATCTGAACTCTGATCATAATAATCATGACCTTTCAAGCAGGTGGCTGACAGATGGAAGTCTTTTCCCAGAAACAGAAGGCTTTATAATTGCTATGCAGGATCAGGTTGTCGCTACCAATGCCTATAGAAGACATATCATCAGAGATCTGAGCATAAGTGATAAATGCAGGCTTTGTAACGCTGCAGTTGAAAGTATTCAGCACATAGTTTCAGGCTGCTCAATATTGGCACCAAAAGAGTATTTGAGGCGACATAATAATGTTGCAAAAATAGTGCACCTGAAATTGCAGCAGGAATTTGGCTTCTTTGAAGAAATGCCCCCATACTATTCTTACTCTCCTCCTGCATTTATTGAGAGAAACCAGATTAAGATCTATTGGGATGTTCAAATGATCACTGACAGGCAAGTCATTCATAACAAGCCTGACATCCTAATGTTGAACATGAatcaaaaagaagccttgataaTTGATGTAGCCATACCAGCAGatgaaaattgtcaaagaacaaGAG AGACTGAGGGCTTTGTACAGGCGATTCAAGATCAAGTGATAGCAACAAATGCTTATAGGAGGCATGTAATGGGAGACAGGACCATAAGTGACAAATGCAGAATGTGTGCCAGTGCAGTAGAAAGTATCCAACATATTGTATCCAGCTGCTCAGTGCTAGCCCCAAGAGAGTATTTGTTGTGCCATAAGAATGTGGCAAAAATTGTGCACTTGGAGATGCAGATCAAGTTTGGGAATATTGCAGAGGTCCCCCCTTACTATAACTATCAGCCTCCTCCTCTGGTTGAGTTCAATCACGTCAAGATCCACTGGGATGTCTAA